From the genome of Plasmodium relictum strain SGS1 genome assembly, chromosome: 3:
TTAGTACCTTCTAAAGAATATTCCATTTCAATTTTTGCGCACTTATCTAATGAAATAGTTGGTAAGTTATGAGAAGGTTTGAAAACTAAATCTTTATAATAGTTTCTAATTTGAGTAACATCAGATaattgcattttttttttaatactaaAAAACCAAGGCTTTCTtacttgatttttttttacatcagaatttttgtcattttcgtttttttctttttcattatttcttatttccAAAAACTGTAGTTCAGTATCTATTAAATcaattatattcaatgtttgTATAAATTTACACTTTATGAGAGATATATACATTTCTCTGTTGTCGTCACAAGTATCATCAATATCATCAcctttcttattttttaaattatttttaaatatttcctCAAACATTtcttgatattttttttcatcttttgttctttttatttttatatttcttctaTTCACTAAGTTTACATTATCGTCATCAAATAAATAATCAtccattttaattattttataaatatttatcaaaCTAATGTACTcatgaaaatataatttggAATCTTTTAATCTTTCAAAACGTATGttaatatttattgtttCATAAGTTAAAAAACCCAATATAAATGGgattaacaaaaattttaaatatttcgtGTTTATGTCATCTAACTCTTCATTTTTAGAAAACATATCACatctatttatatatttacctAAATGCTTAAAAGCAAATATTAATTCATCAATTATTTCATCTTTATTACTTAtgatttctttcttttttatttttacattagaatctaattttaaaaattctacAAATTCTTTCTTATGAAAAATGGATTCATAACTATTAACAccttttgtattttttacgATATAATcatcaaataaaatataaaaataatcaaatAAAGATATTACTTCCTTTATTTCCATATTTGTTTTTAGTGTTTTATTTatctaaatatttatataaatgtatacaTGTATACTATACTATTTTatctatttatttatttattttttttttttt
Proteins encoded in this window:
- the TAP42 gene encoding type 2A phosphatase-associated protein 42, putative, whose protein sequence is MEIKEVISLFDYFYILFDDYIVKNTKGVNSYESIFHKKEFVEFLKLDSNVKIKKKEIISNKDEIIDELIFAFKHLGKYINRCDMFSKNEELDDINTKYLKFLLIPFILGFLTYETININIRFERLKDSKLYFHEYISLINIYKIIKMDDYLFDDDNVNLVNRRNIKIKRTKDEKKYQEMFEEIFKNNLKNKKGDDIDDTCDDNREMYISLIKCKFIQTLNIIDLIDTELQFLEIRNNEKEKNENDKNSDVKKNQVRKPWFFSIKKKMQLSDVTQIRNYYKDLVFKPSHNLPTISLDKCAKIEMEYSLEGTNDKNQKIDENENDESQDLKNDKNDDYYKECSKKEREKEIFDKEWDDWKDLHQKGIGNKNRNIA